Sequence from the Flavobacterium sp. TR2 genome:
GTAATAGTGTTGACGATAAAGGAATGACCATTTTTGGTCTTGCGCACTTAGGAACTAATGTTCAGAATGCGTCTTGGACAGGTGGATGGGCACAGTTTGGCGATGGAGATAAACAGCCGTTTGTAAGTTTAGGAATTACAGGACATGAAATGACTCACGCCGTAACCCAATTTTCTGCCGGATTGATTTATATGGGAGAATCTGGAGCTATGAACGAATCTTTCAGTGATATTTTTGGTATTTCTATTGAGCTTTATGCGGGCAAAGATTCTAAAAATGACATCTGGATGTTGGGAGACGAATTGTACAAACACGGAAGTTTAAGAAGTATGGCCAATCCAAAAGCGGCTGGTCAGCCAGATACATATGGAGGAGAATTTTGGACAAATCCTGCCAATACTAGTGTTGACAATGGAGGTGTTCACCAAAACAGCGGTATTACCAATTACTGGTACTATCTTTTAGTTGAGGGTGGATCAGGAGTGAATGATTTGAATAATAGCTACAGCGTAAAAGCTATTGGTCTGGAGAAAGCAGAAAAAATTGCTTATACGACACTTACCGAATATTTATCGCCTTCTTCAAATTTCATGGCAATGCGTCAGGCAAGTTTGTTGGCGACAGAAGATTTATACGGTTTAGGTTCTGAAGAATACAAGCAAGTAACCAATGCTTGGTATGCTATTGGCGTAGGACCGGCTTATGGAGAAAGACAAATCCTTTTGGTTTCTGTAGAGAATCCATCGGTTCCATGCGGGCCATTAAAAGGAGAAGAGCCTTTTTACGTGAAAATTAAAAATACCGGCACTACAGTAATTAAAGCCAATGAGAATTTAAATTTCAAACTAAGAGCAATGGCAAGCGCTCTAGGAAAATTAATCACTTTTTATACTTATGACGGAAAAGTTGCTTTTGGCAAAGATTTAAATCCAGGTGAAGAAACTATTTTACCGCTAAAAAGTAATATTCCATATCAAGGAAACGGTGCTACAAACTATGTGGAAGTAAAAGTAGATTTAAATCCTATCGTAGAATTTGGAGCAAAAGAAGGCTATACCTTTATTTCGACCCTTGTTGTTCCTGCGGCGCAAAAAGATTACGATCTTAGAGCAACCGCATTGAGTATGCCTAACTATACAGGAGGCGTGCTTCCTTCAAACTATCAGTCATCGATGACAATTTTTAATTTAGGTTGTGCTGCTATTCCGGCAGGAACGGTACTTAAAGTTGGATATGCTAATACAGCTGTCGGAAGTACAACCGTTTGGAAAGACGTTACGCTTGCAGCAGATTTTAAAGGAAACTCAGAAATGACAGTTGTTTTTGATAATACTTTCGATCTATCTGCGCCTGGTCTGCATACTTACGAAGGATTTGTAACATTGGCTCAGGATCCAATTACCACAAATAACAGTATTATAAATGCTGCGTATAACGGTATTATTGCACAGTTTCCATACTCTGAGGGGTTTGAAAGAACCGCTGGCGGATGGAATACAAAAGCATTGGCTGGAAATCAGAAGTTTTTATTCCAAAATTACCCTGCATCATTTAGAACCGTTAAATCGCAATATATGTGGGGAATGGTAGATTTTAAAACCACAGAAAGAATGGGACTTAACTCTGATTTTGTTCTAGAATCTCCAATTTTTGACTTTACAAATGTGGTTTCTCCTTATGTGGAGTTTGATTTGTATTATCTGCTTCATACAGGATACGACGGATTGGTAGTTGAATATTCTGAAGATAAAGGACAAAACTGGAAAAAAATTGAAACTGTAAATTATCCAGAAACCAAACATTTAAGCGACTTATTTGATGGAGGATGGTTTACGGGGGTAAATAATAATCTGAAAAAAGATCCTTATCAGATACGTTTAAATGAGCTTGCTGGCAAAAAAGCGGCAATTCGTTTTCGTGTAAAATCGGATGATTATTATGACGGATTTTTAGGAGGTTTTATAGACAATATTTTAGTAAGCGATGCTCCTTATGACTTAGAAGTTCTTTCGGCAAAATTAGATGCTGGTAAATGTGAGGTCAATAAAAACAATGTTACCATTAGCGCAAAAATCACAAATAATTTTGCAACAAGCAATCAGGTAGTCAATGTTACCACTAAAGTTCTTGATGCCGCAAAAAAAGAGGTTTTCTCAAAAATAGAAAAAACGACTTTAAACTTTACAAGATTTAAAGATACCATAACCTATTCAGTTCCAAATGTTAGTTTAGAAAGTGTTGGAGAGCATACCATTACGGTGACTGTTTTTCCTGAAGACATGGCAAAAGATGTTAAACAAGCAAATAATGCCGTAACGCTTACTTATGACAACTGGAATAATGAAGACATGAAAGTTTCTGTTCTTCCTTATAAGATGGATTTTGAAGATGCTTCTAAATACAAAGGATGGAGAACAGCTGAGAACAAAGGTTCTGCGGGCTGGAAACACGGATTGCGTCCAGATTTGGGCTCGCCAGGATGGTTTATTGCAGATCATACCAAATTTATGGCAAGCAATGACGACAAATGCAATTGCGATGCGTCAAATGATATGCTGGTTTCTCCAGTATTTGATTTGACAAACTACAAAACGGCACACTTAACTTTTGATGGTTTTGGAGATTCTCAACAGCTTTCTGACGGATATGTAAAAGTAAGTACAGACGGTGGAGAAACATGGAAAGAAGTGTTTAAAATGCCTTATTATGGCAGCTGGTGGGAATATGGAGTTGATTTGACCGAATATGCAGGAAAATCTTGTGTTATGATCGCATTTCAGCACAATGATAATGGATATTTTGCAAACGGTTTTGCAGTAGATAATATTGAAATTAAAGAGACGAAATCGAATGTAAGATTATCAAACCTGAGTGTTGCAGAAAATGTAAACGAAGATTCGGCTTCGCATGAATTTGTGGTAAGCGCCAGAAATTCTGCATACAAACCGATAAATAAAGTTACAATTGAATACCAGATTTCTCAAAATGGAACTCCTGTTGGTGCTCCAATTGCTTTAGAGAGAAACGATGAAGTATTAGTGGGTCAGACGATTACCTATACAATTGACAATTTGCCGAAATTGCCAGCAGGAAATTATGAAATTGCAATTAAAGCTTTTACAGCCGATGAACCAAAAGATCAGGCAAAGGCAATAACAGGTGTTTTTCAAGTTGTTGCAAAAGCGCCTGAATTAAATCTGGAAAGTTTTTCAGATGTAACAGCTGGATCATTATTAGGAGCAAAAGGATTTGTCTCAAGTCTAAGTGACGATAATTATCCTTGGAGAATTGTAACAACTCCAGATAATGCGAACTTAACAGTTCCTAAAAAAGATCATACAGGCGATACATCTGCGAAAATGCTGTATAGCCAATTAGAAAATTTATCTTATTATGGAGAATTGATTTCGCCAATGTACAAATTGTCTGAAAACGCTTCTGCTGTAGAGTTTTATTATGCAATGCAGAGCAATGTAAATGATATTTTGCTTGTAGATATTAAAGCTGCTGGAGGCGAGTGGACAGAACTTTGGA
This genomic interval carries:
- a CDS encoding M4 family metallopeptidase; the encoded protein is MNQIYSKARYLFLLLGLLVCSAGMAQSPLPKNKTATAQSAIQSPAATQKKDQVFKKTTDQNNNQQDDAILLTQTSVKGTALSQEESDDVQKRLKASQKFFDKSQSAATAKNVQSLDTTKVRSFAKSSNLTIRNVFEVKKADFELSNADRMQLKSVSDKHGRSLATYQQMHNSVPVEGAIYKVRERKNKIDAFGQTSKKLPANSNYKVNASAALQNALNTVNAKEYVWQSKKLSSLVHKKISTKPEGELVYVGPNFSTELKEYHLAWKYDIFATNPQSSQTIYVDANTGKVILKIDLSRDFRSSALPAADGRLATGKGKARFAGDVTFGTTQYADGYRLETLLGKYKVPIYTLNMNHAAHASDEVLTEYIDEDNNWNDLYNKDHDEAAIDIHWGLQKTLNYFEEKFDRNSVDDKGMTIFGLAHLGTNVQNASWTGGWAQFGDGDKQPFVSLGITGHEMTHAVTQFSAGLIYMGESGAMNESFSDIFGISIELYAGKDSKNDIWMLGDELYKHGSLRSMANPKAAGQPDTYGGEFWTNPANTSVDNGGVHQNSGITNYWYYLLVEGGSGVNDLNNSYSVKAIGLEKAEKIAYTTLTEYLSPSSNFMAMRQASLLATEDLYGLGSEEYKQVTNAWYAIGVGPAYGERQILLVSVENPSVPCGPLKGEEPFYVKIKNTGTTVIKANENLNFKLRAMASALGKLITFYTYDGKVAFGKDLNPGEETILPLKSNIPYQGNGATNYVEVKVDLNPIVEFGAKEGYTFISTLVVPAAQKDYDLRATALSMPNYTGGVLPSNYQSSMTIFNLGCAAIPAGTVLKVGYANTAVGSTTVWKDVTLAADFKGNSEMTVVFDNTFDLSAPGLHTYEGFVTLAQDPITTNNSIINAAYNGIIAQFPYSEGFERTAGGWNTKALAGNQKFLFQNYPASFRTVKSQYMWGMVDFKTTERMGLNSDFVLESPIFDFTNVVSPYVEFDLYYLLHTGYDGLVVEYSEDKGQNWKKIETVNYPETKHLSDLFDGGWFTGVNNNLKKDPYQIRLNELAGKKAAIRFRVKSDDYYDGFLGGFIDNILVSDAPYDLEVLSAKLDAGKCEVNKNNVTISAKITNNFATSNQVVNVTTKVLDAAKKEVFSKIEKTTLNFTRFKDTITYSVPNVSLESVGEHTITVTVFPEDMAKDVKQANNAVTLTYDNWNNEDMKVSVLPYKMDFEDASKYKGWRTAENKGSAGWKHGLRPDLGSPGWFIADHTKFMASNDDKCNCDASNDMLVSPVFDLTNYKTAHLTFDGFGDSQQLSDGYVKVSTDGGETWKEVFKMPYYGSWWEYGVDLTEYAGKSCVMIAFQHNDNGYFANGFAVDNIEIKETKSNVRLSNLSVAENVNEDSASHEFVVSARNSAYKPINKVTIEYQISQNGTPVGAPIALERNDEVLVGQTITYTIDNLPKLPAGNYEIAIKAFTADEPKDQAKAITGVFQVVAKAPELNLESFSDVTAGSLLGAKGFVSSLSDDNYPWRIVTTPDNANLTVPKKDHTGDTSAKMLYSQLENLSYYGELISPMYKLSENASAVEFYYAMQSNVNDILLVDIKAAGGEWTELWRRNKEGSYIDTEWKRAALNISKYRGKLVMFRFRHAKAAGYSYMVLDDLKIFNDAVTDVAMQVLSPKDICGSQEYKVKLTNEGQNAIKENSIQVQVQYMNTSETISETVEAGIPVGESIEYTFKKQPKLDGMGDSHIFNFTAKVEGDIIDQNNIIENYNYQGVSGDFKLFDNASIHGYAGKSVYINAESNLLTKELDAVSYKWNTGEATNAIEVTKPGDYIVTAVLENGCTLTEKVTVTFDAFESNLPNGDVCGPEVVLNPGNYAAYEWFDGSTDPTFTTTESGEYYVTVYNEHGLGKIFTATINVLENIVPEIQALGGNKITASADAAGYQWYLNGRVIPNATEKTVATIWEGSYSLQTTNAHGCTSMSAPIDSKGLLIGKLTNSFRVFPNPAVDNVNIFLAEKAEGEAQMKIYSMEGSAVWSKTYTAVPSSVNVSQLTTGVYILDCTVQGKKYTAKIIKK